A region from the Deinococcus sp. KNUC1210 genome encodes:
- a CDS encoding bifunctional 2-polyprenyl-6-hydroxyphenol methylase/3-demethylubiquinol 3-O-methyltransferase UbiG, producing MHWSDTFYARQAADAGVNTTDIHPSSHTLAARVTTHLGVPSRLLELGSGGGQFAIAAALLGHDVTAIERVPLLVSHSRSLALSYQVHPDIQQQDFFTVQLPDAHYGAVCCWDTFGIGEDDEQRHLLARMAGWLSPKGRVYLDVFTPWYWAHAAGTAPQLPGFTREYGFDADGCRMLDTYRPDDGREPFTQSLRCYSPADLRLLLEGTGLYLTDLWPGGHYDVQAGRWTPEVALGRAMSYTAILEARV from the coding sequence ATGCACTGGAGCGACACGTTTTATGCCCGGCAGGCTGCTGACGCTGGCGTCAATACCACCGACATCCATCCCTCCTCTCACACCCTCGCCGCCCGCGTCACCACCCATCTCGGTGTCCCCTCCCGTCTCCTGGAGTTGGGCAGCGGCGGCGGTCAGTTCGCAATCGCCGCTGCGCTGCTCGGCCACGACGTGACGGCCATCGAACGCGTGCCGCTGCTCGTCTCGCACAGCCGTTCGCTGGCGCTGAGCTATCAAGTTCATCCAGACATCCAGCAACAGGACTTCTTCACGGTCCAGCTCCCAGACGCCCATTACGGTGCCGTGTGCTGCTGGGACACCTTCGGCATCGGGGAGGACGATGAGCAACGACACCTGCTGGCCCGCATGGCTGGATGGCTGTCGCCGAAGGGCCGCGTCTATCTCGACGTGTTCACGCCTTGGTACTGGGCACACGCTGCTGGAACCGCACCGCAGTTGCCCGGCTTCACCCGCGAGTACGGTTTTGACGCGGACGGCTGCCGGATGCTCGACACATATCGTCCCGACGATGGGCGCGAGCCGTTCACCCAGTCGCTGCGCTGCTACAGCCCGGCGGATCTGCGGTTGCTGCTGGAAGGCACAGGGCTCTACCTCACGGACCTATGGCCTGGTGGTCACTACGACGTGCAAGCTGGCCGATGGACGCCGGAAGTGGCGCTGGGCCGGGCCATGAGCTACACGGCGATCCTCGAAGCTCGTGTGTAG